A genomic segment from Nodularia sphaerocarpa UHCC 0038 encodes:
- the lipB gene encoding lipoyl(octanoyl) transferase LipB, translating into MIRSMEADYRRCLLFNAGLMPYTEALFWQRSLLQERILQPSLDDVLILLEHPPVYTLGQGSNPEFLKDLDQSKFDVHRVERGGEVTYHCPGQVVGYPILNLQYYCKDLHWYLRQLEEVLIRVLAVYGLTGDRLPGFTGVWLEGRKVAAIGIKVSRWITMHGFAFNVCPDMSGFKQIIPCGIADKPVASLAEWIPGITCEEVRVNIADCFAEVFGVELVETMKKWDF; encoded by the coding sequence ATGATTCGTAGTATGGAAGCAGATTACAGACGTTGTTTGTTATTTAATGCCGGATTGATGCCATACACAGAGGCGCTTTTTTGGCAGCGATCGCTTCTCCAGGAGCGCATTCTGCAACCTAGTCTGGATGATGTGTTAATATTATTAGAGCATCCGCCTGTCTATACTTTGGGACAAGGCAGCAACCCTGAATTTCTCAAAGACCTGGATCAAAGTAAATTTGATGTTCACAGAGTTGAACGCGGTGGCGAAGTAACTTATCATTGCCCTGGTCAAGTTGTGGGGTATCCAATTTTAAATCTGCAATATTATTGTAAAGATTTGCATTGGTATTTACGGCAATTAGAAGAGGTATTAATTCGGGTTTTGGCAGTTTATGGGTTGACAGGCGATCGCCTACCGGGTTTTACTGGAGTTTGGCTAGAAGGGCGAAAAGTTGCCGCCATCGGGATTAAAGTCAGCCGTTGGATTACTATGCACGGATTTGCATTCAATGTTTGTCCTGATATGTCAGGCTTTAAACAGATTATCCCTTGTGGTATTGCGGATAAACCCGTCGCCAGTTTAGCCGAATGGATTCCCGGTATTACCTGCGAAGAAGTGCGCGTTAATATAGCTGACTGTTTTGCGGAAGTATTCGGCGTGGAATTAGTCGAGACAATGAAAAAATGGGATTTTTAA
- a CDS encoding ABC transporter ATP-binding protein, whose amino-acid sequence MYNFVEIRSIGKEFVAPDGGRNIVLKDINLEIKQGEFVSLIGHSGCGKSTLLNIVAGLETSTRGSVEVDGQLVRRPGLDRMVVFQNYSLLPWLTTWENIALAVNKAMPRKSRAERHQIIDAHLEMVGLKDAAAKKPGQLSGGMKQRVALARALAIKPKLLLLDEPFGALDALTRSSLQAELMRICDMSHITTIMVTHDVDEALLLSDRVVMMNNGPSATIGQILEIAFEHPRSLTDIVDYPEYQILRHQMLQFLYKQKHERQLETETAFTVHKGV is encoded by the coding sequence ATGTACAATTTTGTTGAAATTAGAAGCATCGGTAAAGAATTTGTCGCGCCGGATGGTGGCAGAAATATTGTTCTCAAAGATATTAACCTTGAAATTAAGCAGGGAGAATTTGTTTCTCTCATCGGTCATTCTGGTTGTGGTAAGTCTACCTTGCTCAATATTGTGGCTGGATTAGAAACATCTACAAGAGGTTCTGTGGAAGTAGATGGTCAATTAGTAAGGCGGCCAGGCCTGGATCGTATGGTGGTGTTTCAGAATTATTCACTCTTACCTTGGCTAACAACTTGGGAAAATATAGCTTTAGCTGTAAATAAGGCAATGCCTCGCAAATCTAGGGCTGAACGCCATCAGATTATTGACGCTCACTTAGAAATGGTTGGTCTCAAAGATGCTGCTGCTAAAAAACCAGGACAACTTTCTGGCGGGATGAAGCAACGAGTAGCGTTGGCACGCGCGTTAGCCATTAAGCCAAAACTACTACTGTTAGATGAACCATTTGGTGCATTGGATGCGCTAACCCGCAGTTCTTTGCAAGCTGAGTTAATGCGGATCTGTGACATGAGCCACATCACAACAATTATGGTTACTCATGATGTAGATGAAGCATTATTACTTTCTGATCGAGTGGTGATGATGAACAACGGACCCAGTGCAACTATTGGTCAAATTCTAGAGATTGCTTTTGAACATCCCCGTAGTTTAACAGATATCGTAGATTATCCAGAATATCAGATATTACGCCACCAAATGCTGCAATTTTTGTACAAACAAAAGCACGAACGGCAATTGGAAACTGAGACTGCATTCACTGTGCATAAAGGAGTTTAG
- the ntrB gene encoding nitrate ABC transporter permease, with protein MNLHIRTRNFPKLVRHTFRKQVKQIFPSICGIAGFLTIWHLLSLRPDTILPSPFEVVTSTWDLIRDPFFIKGGNNKGFFWLILASLKRVSIGYVLAALVGIPVGFVISLSSFTKQAIDPIIQLLRPVAPLAWLPMAQAIFLKPDPSAIFVIFITAIWPIILNTALGVELVPKDYMNVSKVLGLSITENFVKILLPATLPYIFTGLRIAISLSWLAVVAAEMLLSDDGLGFFIVNAYNNSDINEIILAVFYLGGVGLILDKMMAYISFKLMPQT; from the coding sequence ATGAACTTACATATAAGAACACGGAATTTCCCAAAGCTGGTAAGGCATACTTTTCGGAAGCAAGTGAAACAAATTTTCCCATCTATTTGTGGCATAGCGGGTTTTTTGACTATATGGCACTTACTCAGTCTCAGACCTGATACAATATTGCCTTCTCCATTTGAGGTTGTAACCAGTACCTGGGATTTGATTAGAGATCCGTTTTTTATCAAGGGAGGTAATAACAAAGGGTTTTTTTGGCTGATTCTTGCTAGTCTCAAACGAGTCAGTATTGGCTATGTTTTAGCTGCATTAGTAGGAATTCCGGTTGGTTTCGTGATTAGTCTGAGCAGCTTTACAAAACAAGCTATCGATCCCATCATTCAGCTTTTGCGTCCCGTTGCTCCTCTAGCTTGGCTACCAATGGCTCAAGCCATCTTCCTCAAACCAGATCCCTCCGCCATCTTTGTGATATTTATCACGGCTATTTGGCCGATAATTCTTAACACTGCTTTAGGTGTGGAACTCGTCCCTAAAGATTATATGAATGTCTCTAAAGTGTTAGGACTATCAATTACTGAGAACTTTGTCAAAATTTTACTACCTGCTACTCTTCCCTACATCTTCACGGGACTAAGGATAGCCATCAGTCTTTCTTGGTTAGCAGTTGTTGCAGCAGAAATGCTGCTCTCTGACGATGGACTGGGCTTTTTCATTGTGAATGCTTACAACAACTCAGATATTAATGAAATCATATTGGCAGTTTTTTACTTGGGTGGGGTGGGTTTAATACTTGACAAGATGATGGCTTATATATCCTTCAAATTGATGCCGCAGACATAA
- a CDS encoding ATP-binding cassette domain-containing protein, with protein MSIITLQSVKKDFGIKELLRDASFSLDATDKVGLIGTNGSGKSTLLKMIAGLESIDSGQITFSSGAKVIYLPQQPDLDENHTVLEQIFADSGEHLALVREYEELSHKLVHHPEDSQLMSRLSGVMQRMETAGAWELETNAKIILTKLGISDFDAVIGTLSGGYRKRIALATALLSEPDVLLMDEPTNHLDALSVEWLQSYLNRFRGALLLITHDRYFLDQVTNRIIEIDRGDIYTYSGNYSYYLEKKALAEESAISSQRKHKGILRRELEWLSRGPKARSTKQKARIQRVESLRETEFKQVQGKVDISTVSRRIGKKVIELNNISKGYDGRTLIKDFTYEFSPEDRIGIIGGNGTGKSTLMDMITKRIQPDSGNVDIGTTIHIGYFDQHSEELLSAVDENQRVIDYIKEEGEFVKVSDGTQISASQMLERFLFPGNQQYAPINKLSGGEKRRLFLLRILIGAPNVLILDEPTNDLDVQTLAVLEDYLEDFPGCVIAVSHDRYFLDRTVDTIFALEEGGNLRKYPGNYSIYLDYKKAEEEEAKQQQAANTKEKPKEDVKVAASSSDSDNKKRRRLSNWEKREFEELEGKIAKLETEKATVEKALVNVSAGNYTQVQKLYEQVETLKHSIDTATERWLELAEIDA; from the coding sequence ATGAGTATTATTACATTACAATCAGTTAAAAAAGATTTTGGCATCAAAGAACTTTTACGAGATGCTAGTTTTAGCTTAGATGCTACCGATAAAGTTGGCTTAATTGGGACTAACGGTTCTGGTAAGTCAACTTTATTAAAAATGATTGCCGGATTAGAATCAATTGATAGTGGACAAATTACCTTTAGTTCTGGTGCAAAAGTAATTTATTTACCGCAGCAGCCAGATTTAGATGAAAATCACACAGTTTTAGAGCAAATTTTTGCTGACAGTGGTGAACATTTGGCTTTGGTGCGTGAGTATGAAGAACTATCTCATAAACTTGTTCACCATCCAGAAGATAGTCAATTGATGTCCCGCTTGTCTGGGGTAATGCAACGCATGGAAACTGCTGGCGCTTGGGAACTGGAAACCAACGCCAAAATTATCTTGACTAAGTTAGGAATTTCTGATTTTGATGCGGTTATTGGTACTTTATCAGGAGGCTATCGCAAGCGTATCGCTTTAGCAACAGCTTTACTATCAGAACCAGATGTTTTATTGATGGATGAACCTACAAACCATCTGGATGCGCTGTCTGTAGAATGGCTACAAAGTTATTTAAATCGCTTTCGGGGCGCACTTTTGCTGATAACTCACGACCGCTATTTTCTCGACCAAGTTACAAACCGAATTATTGAAATCGACCGAGGCGATATTTACACTTATTCTGGTAATTATTCATATTACCTGGAAAAGAAAGCTTTAGCTGAAGAATCGGCAATTAGTAGCCAACGCAAACACAAAGGTATATTACGCCGAGAATTAGAATGGTTAAGCAGAGGACCAAAAGCCAGAAGTACCAAACAAAAAGCTCGGATTCAACGGGTTGAAAGCTTGCGGGAAACTGAGTTTAAACAAGTCCAGGGTAAAGTTGATATTTCTACAGTTAGCCGTCGCATTGGTAAAAAAGTTATTGAATTAAATAACATTTCTAAAGGCTACGATGGACGGACTTTAATTAAGGATTTCACCTACGAATTTAGTCCAGAAGACCGCATTGGAATTATTGGCGGGAATGGAACTGGTAAATCTACTTTAATGGATATGATTACCAAACGTATTCAACCAGATTCCGGTAATGTAGATATTGGAACGACAATTCACATCGGCTATTTTGACCAGCATTCGGAAGAGTTACTTTCAGCCGTAGACGAAAATCAGCGCGTGATTGACTACATTAAAGAAGAGGGCGAATTTGTCAAAGTCTCTGATGGAACTCAAATTTCTGCTTCTCAAATGTTAGAACGGTTTCTGTTTCCCGGAAACCAGCAATACGCGCCCATTAATAAGTTATCTGGTGGGGAAAAACGCCGTTTGTTTTTGTTGCGGATTCTGATTGGTGCGCCTAATGTGTTGATTTTAGATGAACCTACCAATGATTTAGATGTGCAGACATTGGCGGTACTAGAGGATTATTTAGAAGATTTTCCTGGTTGTGTAATTGCAGTTTCTCACGATCGCTACTTTTTAGATCGAACTGTAGATACTATTTTTGCTTTGGAAGAGGGCGGTAATCTCCGGAAATATCCAGGTAATTACTCAATTTATCTCGACTATAAGAAGGCTGAGGAGGAAGAAGCTAAACAGCAACAAGCCGCGAATACGAAGGAAAAACCCAAGGAAGATGTAAAAGTTGCAGCTTCGTCTTCAGACAGCGACAATAAAAAGCGCCGCAGACTATCAAACTGGGAAAAGCGGGAATTTGAGGAGTTAGAAGGAAAAATTGCCAAGTTGGAAACTGAGAAAGCCACAGTGGAAAAAGCTTTGGTAAATGTCTCTGCTGGGAATTACACCCAAGTCCAGAAACTCTATGAACAAGTGGAAACTCTCAAGCACTCGATTGATACCGCGACAGAACGGTGGTTAGAATTAGCAGAGATTGACGCTTAA
- a CDS encoding peroxiredoxin produces MSVKVGDTAPDFSLCAQNGSTVSLSAFRGQKAVVLYFYPKDDTPGCKAESCAFRDQYEVFKTAGAEVIGVSGDSNESHQKFAQKYNLPFQLLSDKGDQVRKQYGATAMFGFVPGRVTYVIDKEGVVKYVFDSMLNFKGHVEEALKTLQQLAV; encoded by the coding sequence ATGTCTGTTAAAGTTGGTGATACTGCGCCTGATTTCTCTCTTTGCGCCCAAAATGGTTCCACAGTTAGCCTCAGCGCTTTTCGTGGTCAAAAAGCTGTGGTTTTATATTTTTATCCCAAGGATGATACACCAGGATGTAAAGCCGAATCTTGTGCTTTTCGGGATCAATATGAGGTGTTTAAAACTGCTGGCGCTGAGGTGATTGGCGTGAGCGGTGATTCTAATGAGTCTCACCAGAAATTTGCACAGAAGTATAATTTACCTTTTCAGCTCTTGAGTGATAAAGGCGACCAAGTGCGGAAGCAATACGGCGCAACTGCAATGTTTGGTTTTGTCCCTGGTCGTGTGACTTATGTGATTGATAAGGAGGGCGTTGTAAAGTATGTGTTTGATTCAATGTTGAATTTTAAGGGTCACGTTGAGGAAGCGCTGAAGACTTTGCAACAGTTGGCTGTGTAA
- the hpf gene encoding ribosome hibernation-promoting factor, HPF/YfiA family: MKLVIHGKNIEITDAIREYVHLKIEKAVSHFQNITNEVDVHLSVARNPRITTKQAAEVTIFANGSVIRAEESSENLYASIDLVADKIARQLRKYKERLQDQKTNAPPTNQVLVPEPVAADLIGDRTPELPNEVVRTKYFSMPPMTVAEATQQLQLVGHDFYMFHNSETGEMNVIYERNHGGYGVIQPRHSNGHTNGKNGNSAQAVPAKAHSHK, translated from the coding sequence ATGAAGCTTGTCATCCACGGCAAAAATATTGAAATCACCGATGCTATTCGGGAGTATGTACATCTAAAAATTGAAAAAGCCGTAAGTCATTTTCAGAACATCACCAATGAAGTGGATGTGCATCTGAGTGTCGCCCGTAATCCTCGAATCACCACCAAGCAAGCGGCGGAAGTCACTATTTTTGCAAATGGTAGTGTTATCCGTGCAGAGGAAAGCAGCGAAAACTTATACGCCAGCATTGACTTAGTAGCAGATAAAATTGCCCGTCAGCTGCGTAAATATAAGGAAAGACTTCAAGATCAGAAAACTAATGCCCCACCCACAAATCAAGTATTAGTTCCTGAACCAGTAGCGGCGGATTTAATAGGCGATCGCACCCCCGAATTACCAAACGAGGTCGTCCGTACAAAATATTTTTCCATGCCACCGATGACCGTTGCAGAAGCCACACAACAGCTGCAACTAGTGGGACACGACTTTTATATGTTCCACAACTCTGAAACTGGCGAAATGAATGTAATTTACGAGCGTAACCACGGCGGTTACGGTGTAATTCAACCCCGTCATAGTAACGGACACACCAACGGCAAAAACGGCAATTCAGCCCAAGCTGTCCCCGCAAAAGCCCACTCCCATAAGTAA
- a CDS encoding DUF1824 family protein, translating into MTTPNHQNLTISEATKILHKFNCLDIAPILKPSEKALVRRALTLVASISDYQILGICADTAEDGILAMRTYSHAFGYEVPSDLATPEGPVYIKLNGKNGLCYLDSYSGHHRGVLISCQSYNEGGINEMYGHLPLDLFAEN; encoded by the coding sequence ATGACGACACCAAACCACCAAAACCTCACAATCTCAGAAGCTACAAAAATTCTGCATAAATTCAACTGCTTAGACATCGCACCCATTCTCAAACCTTCAGAAAAAGCCTTGGTGCGTCGGGCTTTAACTTTGGTAGCTAGTATTTCAGATTACCAAATATTAGGTATTTGTGCTGATACGGCAGAAGATGGCATACTGGCTATGAGGACTTATTCTCATGCTTTTGGCTATGAAGTCCCCAGCGATTTAGCCACACCCGAAGGGCCAGTTTATATCAAATTAAATGGCAAAAATGGGTTATGTTATCTCGATTCATACTCAGGACATCATCGGGGTGTATTAATTTCTTGCCAATCTTATAATGAGGGGGGAATCAACGAAATGTATGGACATTTACCCCTGGATTTATTTGCTGAAAATTAG
- a CDS encoding class I SAM-dependent methyltransferase — protein sequence MFEKQPEGLQQRVKELANQAIEEANPTAWFDVLYSQSQGDVTQIPWAKLTCHPYLQDWLTIHDTQGEGLSALVIGCGLGDDAQALADRGFQVTAFDISPTAIDWCQQRFPDSAVNYVVADLLNLPAQWHQAFDLVVEIRNIQALPLSLRSTVIASVASVVAATGTLLVINRFRDTDIEPDGPPWPLSDSELAQFTELGLQEVSRVQFYEGERVDVPQLRLEYQKSVPPKV from the coding sequence ATGTTTGAGAAACAGCCAGAAGGTTTACAGCAACGGGTGAAGGAGTTAGCGAACCAAGCTATAGAAGAGGCTAATCCTACTGCATGGTTTGATGTTTTATATAGTCAGTCTCAGGGTGATGTGACACAAATTCCTTGGGCTAAGTTAACTTGTCACCCTTATTTACAAGATTGGTTGACTATTCATGATACTCAAGGTGAGGGACTTTCGGCGCTGGTGATTGGGTGTGGTTTGGGAGATGATGCACAAGCTTTAGCAGACAGGGGTTTTCAGGTTACTGCTTTTGATATTTCGCCTACGGCTATTGATTGGTGTCAGCAACGATTTCCTGATTCTGCTGTGAATTATGTAGTTGCAGATTTGTTAAATTTACCTGCACAATGGCATCAAGCTTTTGATTTAGTTGTAGAAATTCGGAATATCCAAGCTTTACCTTTGAGTCTCCGTTCTACTGTGATTGCGTCAGTGGCTTCTGTAGTCGCCGCAACGGGAACTTTATTAGTGATTAATCGGTTTCGAGACACAGATATAGAACCTGATGGACCTCCCTGGCCTTTGTCTGATTCCGAATTAGCGCAGTTTACAGAATTGGGTTTGCAAGAAGTCAGCCGTGTGCAGTTTTATGAGGGTGAACGGGTGGATGTTCCACAACTACGCCTGGAATATCAGAAATCTGTCCCGCCAAAAGTCTAA
- a CDS encoding CmpA/NrtA family ABC transporter substrate-binding protein codes for MAKLSRRKFLASAAGAAALTQTLGHYSTSAQRSPGVYIGYRDTPEITTAKIGFIPVTSCCPLIIAKAKGFFAKYGMPDVEVAKQPSWAVMRDKLMLGSENGGLDGGHLLFPMAYLMATGEITYGRKVPMYILARLNLNGQGVSVSNAYKDLKLGVNSSPLKSIFAQKAKSGKNLLCAIPYRRVTGDFFMRWWLADGGIDPERDVSLIVVPPPQMVANMRAGSMEAFCVVDPWHQRLIKEGIGYSTVTSGELWNNHPEKALAVRADWVDKYPKAAKALLAAVLEAQMWCDRADNKEEMFQIVSQRQWIGMNTDLIRDRILGKFDYGNGRVIENSPHAIKFWRESASYPYKSHDLWFLIEDMRWGYRSPEFETKPLIEAVNREDLWREAAKLIGQEKAIPPSTSRGVEKFFNGLKFDPENPQAYLISTNL; via the coding sequence ATGGCAAAGCTTTCTAGACGAAAATTTTTAGCCTCTGCTGCTGGTGCAGCGGCCTTAACCCAAACTTTAGGTCATTATTCCACTTCTGCTCAAAGGAGTCCTGGTGTTTATATCGGCTACCGTGATACTCCTGAAATCACAACCGCTAAAATAGGTTTCATCCCAGTTACCAGTTGCTGTCCTTTAATTATTGCTAAAGCTAAAGGATTTTTTGCTAAATATGGTATGCCCGATGTTGAAGTTGCCAAGCAGCCTTCCTGGGCTGTAATGCGAGACAAACTAATGCTGGGTTCGGAAAATGGAGGCTTAGATGGGGGTCATCTGCTTTTTCCAATGGCATACTTGATGGCGACGGGAGAAATCACCTATGGTCGTAAAGTCCCTATGTACATCCTGGCGCGTCTCAATTTGAATGGGCAAGGAGTTTCCGTATCTAATGCCTATAAAGATTTAAAACTTGGTGTCAATAGTTCTCCACTCAAATCAATATTTGCTCAAAAGGCAAAATCTGGAAAAAATTTACTCTGTGCTATTCCCTATCGGCGGGTGACTGGTGATTTTTTTATGCGCTGGTGGCTGGCTGATGGTGGTATTGATCCTGAGCGAGATGTATCACTAATTGTTGTGCCTCCCCCTCAAATGGTCGCCAATATGCGGGCAGGCTCAATGGAAGCTTTCTGTGTGGTAGATCCTTGGCATCAACGGCTGATCAAAGAGGGAATTGGTTACTCCACTGTTACTAGTGGGGAGTTGTGGAACAATCACCCTGAAAAAGCACTTGCCGTGCGTGCTGATTGGGTAGATAAATATCCCAAGGCGGCTAAGGCGCTGTTGGCAGCAGTGTTGGAGGCTCAAATGTGGTGCGACCGCGCAGATAATAAAGAGGAAATGTTTCAGATTGTCTCACAGCGACAGTGGATTGGAATGAACACTGATCTAATTCGCGATCGCATCTTAGGTAAATTTGATTATGGAAACGGGCGTGTGATAGAAAACAGTCCTCATGCTATTAAATTTTGGCGTGAAAGTGCTTCCTACCCTTACAAAAGTCATGACCTGTGGTTTCTAATTGAAGATATGCGCTGGGGGTATCGCTCACCAGAATTTGAAACTAAACCTTTGATTGAGGCTGTAAACCGCGAGGATTTGTGGCGGGAAGCAGCAAAATTAATAGGTCAGGAAAAGGCAATTCCACCTAGTACATCACGAGGTGTGGAGAAATTTTTCAATGGTTTGAAATTTGATCCTGAAAATCCTCAAGCTTATTTAATTTCTACTAACCTTTAA